Within the candidate division KSB1 bacterium genome, the region ATCATCCACTAAAATCATTTTTCAAGAAATCGTCAAACACAAAAAATGCGCATGTTCTTGGACAAATTTTATGGTTCTCTCGCTATTCGTTCTTTTGGGGACTGGGAGTTAAGCCATTATATTTGACCAATTCTCTGAGCCACCAGTCTGGGAAGAGCAATGGACGACGTTTTCGTTCCTGGACGTCGTAGATCCAAAGTTTATTGTATTTGACTAACAATTGATCGCCCAATTCCCACCAGGCATTGATGACCAGATTTGCATTGTTGATGCAATATTCCGTTAAAAATTTTCGAGCTAATTCTGGTGATTGCTTATAGAGCGCCAGCGCTTTTTGATCGATTTCGGGGGTGCGATCGACGGCTGGCTTTTCCCATTTTTCTTGGGCTTTTCGGACGTCCTGGATCGCATAGGAATAAACCACTTGGGTATGGAAGTCGACGTAGTCGAACGCCCAACGGGCAGAATTGCGATCGAACTGCCAATGATCGCCAATTTGAAATGACTTTGGAAGCTCAGTCACGCCCTGGTAGAACGGCATCATGCAGTGGGTATCTTGAGCCCCCCAGCCGATCCAGAGTAACCCGCCGATCGGATTGGGCAACCAGCTCCGGCATTGGGTAATCACAACATATTCGGCGCGGTTGACGCCGATGCAGCGTGGCGTGTCATACTTTTGGTCATCCAATTTAAAACCATAAGGCAAGTAATTGGGGTTCTGGAATGGTCCGCCTTGAATGCCACGGGCGGTCCAAAATTGCGTGCCATCGAACTTATCCCGCAACATTAGCATCACATCATAAACTGAGTACTTTTTTTCAGGTTTTATGGAGAATGGGAAATCCATGTTGGGTGTATCTGGGCTGAACTTTTTCGAGGGGGCCACCAGATCAAAAAAACGCCACATTCGGCCTCTGGCGCCATTGGTGCTGCTAGCGCTAAATTCACTCGGAGAATACGCTCGTTTCCAATTGAATGGCTTACCGCTGTTGGGGTCGTAAAAACCATTCTCGATGGCAAAGGAGATGGCATTTTCTGAGGCCATAAAATAGTTTTTATTGCTTAGGTCGATTTCGCCAATTCGCGATTCATTGGGGCAAATGCTGACATGATCGTCTGGCACGCGCTGTGCGCACCATACTGCACCCGGCATGTCGCTATCTGGGACCCATAGCGGCCCGACTGGAAAGATTTCGAAGATCCATGCTTCATTGGGATCAGTGACGGCTAACATTTCGCCATTGTCGGTGTGGCCATACCCATATTTCACCGCCAGATCACCCATAATCTGGATCGCCTCCCGCGCGGTTCTAGCGCGCTCCATCGCGAGCATGGTCAACGCGGTGATGTCCATTTTGGGTGCTGAAGTCTC harbors:
- a CDS encoding C69 family dipeptidase, translating into MRGKSLLVIALFLSAMLWIAMGTSAIAQSCGNCDREDEYRRDACTVVIVGKAASADGSVISTHTCDCGVCDWTWRYVPPKDHAPGTMRKIYWFNQFETKPPEKGLRWDAIEGNFNGLEIPEVPHTFGYLHGAFGYMNDNQVAIGESTIGNRKEMDNETSAPKMDITALTMLAMERARTAREAIQIMGDLAVKYGYGHTDNGEMLAVTDPNEAWIFEIFPVGPLWVPDSDMPGAVWCAQRVPDDHVSICPNESRIGEIDLSNKNYFMASENAISFAIENGFYDPNSGKPFNWKRAYSPSEFSASSTNGARGRMWRFFDLVAPSKKFSPDTPNMDFPFSIKPEKKYSVYDVMLMLRDKFDGTQFWTARGIQGGPFQNPNYLPYGFKLDDQKYDTPRCIGVNRAEYVVITQCRSWLPNPIGGLLWIGWGAQDTHCMMPFYQGVTELPKSFQIGDHWQFDRNSARWAFDYVDFHTQVVYSYAIQDVRKAQEKWEKPAVDRTPEIDQKALALYKQSPELARKFLTEYCINNANLVINAWWELGDQLLVKYNKLWIYDVQERKRRPLLFPDWWLRELVKYNGLTPSPQKNE